In Pseudoalteromonas tetraodonis, the genomic window GTGGCAGTTGTAACGCGTCCATTTGATTTTGAAGGTAAAAAACGTGCTGCTGCTGCAGAGCAGGGGATTAGCGAATTGTCTGAAATCGTGGACTCGTTAATTACTATTCCAAATAACAAATTACTAAAAGTATTAGGTAAAGGGACAACTTTACTGGATGCGTTTGCTAAAGCAAATGACGTATTATTTGGTGCGGTACAGGGTATTGCTGAGCTAATCACACGCTCGGGTCTAATTAACGTGGATTTCGCCGACGTACGTACTGTTATGTCTGCAATGGGTACAGCCATGATGGGGACTGCATCTGCCTCGGGTCCTGATCGTGCACAAGAAGCAGCAGAAGCGGCTATTTCAAGCCCATTATTAGAGGACGTTGATTTAACCGGTGCTAAAGGTATCTTGGTTAATATTACTGCCGGCATGGATATCGCGATTGAAGAATTTGAAATCGTGGGTAATCACGTTAAGGCGCTAGCGTCTGAAAACGCAACGGTGGTTGTGGGTGCGGTAATCGACCCTGAAATGACAGACGAGCTACGTGTAACGGTTGTTGCAACTGGCTTAGGCGGCGATCGTCGTCCGCAGTTTGGTATTGTAGATAACGGCTTTAAAAAAGCATCAGGTTCTGATGTAGCCAGTTCAAGCACGCAAACGAGCAGCAGCATGTATGTACCTAGCTTTGCAAGCCAAGGCACAAGCACGACTGAAGAGCCTGCCACGACATCGCAAACAGAATCAAAAGAGCAAAGCACATCGACGAGCTCTTCAAGTTCTTCAGCGAATACGTCGTCAAGTAGTGCTAAGAAAACAGATAAATCTGAAGGTGGCGATTATTTCGACATCCCTGCTTTTTTACGTAAACAAGCAGATTAATAAAAAACAGTACTTTTGTGCGAAATGTGAACGAATATTGTAGTTATACCGTATTTATGCTACACTCCGCCGTCTAACTGTAATATATACTAAAGTGAGCGAACCTATGATTAAACAGCGTACGATTGCACAAGTAGTCAAAGCCATAGGAATTGGACTTCATAAAGGTGAGAAGGTCACAATAACTCTCCGACCTGCGAGCGCAAATACTGGGATTGTATTTCGTCGTGTCGACCTTGATCCGGTTGTTGATTTTGAAACAACACCTGAAGCCGTTGGTGATACGCAATTGTGTACCTGTTTAATTAACAAAGATGGCGTTCGCTTATCGACTACTGAGCACTTAATTGCGGCGGTTGCGGCAATGGGAATCGACAATTTAATTGTTGAACTTGATAGCTCAGAAGTACCAATAATGGATGGTAGTGCATTGCCATTCATTTATTTATTACAAAAAGGCGGCATTGAAGAGCAAAATGTTGCAAAACGCTTTATTCGTATTAAAGAAAAAGTACGTATTGAAGAAGGTGATAAATGGGCCGAAGTAGAACCTTACGACGGATTCCACATCGATTTCGAAATTGCCTTCGATCACCCTGCAATCAATGAAAGCCGCCAACGTGTTGGTTTAGATATTACGGCACAAAGCTTTACTGAAGAGATAAGCCGTGCACGTACTTTTGGCTTTATGAAAGACATTGAATACATGCATGCTAACAACCTAGCACTAGGTGGCAGCATGGATAGTGCAGTGGTACTTGATGAATTTAAAGTTTTAAATCCGAACGGTTTGCGTTACGCAGACGAGTTCGTCAAGCATAAGATACTAGACTGTGTAGGTGACATGTTTATGACAGGTCACAACCTTTTAGGCAAAGTAACCGCATTTAAATCAGGCCATGATTTAAATAATAAGTTACTACGCAAAATTATGGCAACAGAGTCAGCATGGGAGTGGGCAACCTTTGAAACGCCTGTGACGATGCCTGCCCCCGGCCTTGAGCTAGCTAACGCCTAATTAGTTAATCACTTATATACAGTTATAAAAAATGACGCTTATTAGCGTCATTTTTTGTTTGTTAATTAGCTAAACAGCTAAATTACACTCAGGCTTTTATTATCAAAGTCCTAATATAGTTTGCAACTGTTTAAGCTGGGTTACCTGATATGTTGGTTTAATTCCCTCAGGCAAGTTCACGCCAGGATGTTGCAGCCAACAAGTGTCAATTCCCACATTTTGACCGCCAAGAATATCACTGCTGGCGGTATCACCGACCATTAAAATTTGCTCTTTCGGTGGATTACCCATTAAGTTAAAGGTGTGCTCAAATATCTCTTTTGCAGGTTTAGCAATGCCGACTTGCTCAGAAATAACCAACCAGTCAAACATATCTTGCAGCCCTGTATGCGCTAGGCGACGTGCTTGTAACTGAGAAAAACCATTGGTAATAATGCCCAGCTTGGCATGGGGTTTAAGGGCATTTAATAATTCAACGGCGCCGGGTAAAGGCATACAAATTTCGGCCATAGCTGATAAAAAATCATCATTGAGCTGTTGAGCTGGCACATCTAGTTTATTTGCCAGTTCGCTAAAACGAGTTACTTGTAAGTGACTTGAGGTGATCTCGTTGTTTTGATAAGCAATCCATAATGACTTATTGGTGTTTTGATAATGGGCATAATCTGCCTCGGTAAAATCCATGTCATAGGTTGCTAGCATGTTTTTAAGGCCAGCAAAGGCATTAAAGCTAAATAAGGTTTCGTCGGCATCAAATAATACGTAGTTATACTTCATTAAAACATCCGTTATTGATTATATAGAGTGGGATTAAGAAAAGGCGCCATGGCGAGTGTCAGCGCTTGAGTATAGGTACTTTCTCGTGTTGCATGATGATCAGTTAACAAGCCAATAGCACCCCCTTGCTGTTTAATATTGGTGGTATTAAAGGCTTTATCCATCACGTCACCAAGCTCTTCACCTTGAAGCAATGCTTTATAAAACACAGTGGGCAGGGGTAAGTTACTGCTTCGGCCTGTAACTTGCTGTGCGCCATTATCAATAACTACATAGGCAAAGGTTGCCGCACCATAGCTAAATTGCGCTGCACCACCTTCCATCGCCACATAGTAGTCTGCCTGATAGTGGTTTTTACAGCAATTAACGCGATTTTGTGCCCCTAAGCAGGTTTGCTCTTCACCTAAGGGTTGATCGGGTACCTCTGAGGGCGCGTGAACACCACTACATTCGATTACACGCTCAGGAAAATACATCGCAAAAATATGTTTAGCGGCATTGATTTTTACTGGGTTTTTAGACCCAACAATAATTTTAATTGATTGCGACATATTAAACTCGTCATACTTAAAATCAGCAGTGTACGTGAGTTAGGGTTCACAAAAAAGAGTCTAAATAGGAATTTCAGGCGGGGCTAACTTTGCTAAGGCGCGTTTTTTCAAAATAATATCTTTTATTAGAGGCGTGAGCACCAGTTCCATCGCGAGACCCATTTTACCACCAGGCACCACTAAGGTGTTTATACGCGACATAAAACTGCCTTCAATCATCCGCAAATAATACGGAAAATCAACATCATCAATCCCCCTAAAGCGAATCACAACAAAGCTTTCATCAAGGGAGGGGATATCTTTAGCGCTAAATGGGTTGGAAGTATCAACGGTGGGGACTCGCTGAAAGTTAATATGGGTACGAGAAAATTGCGGCGTTATATGATTAATGTAGTCATCCATACTGCGCACAATAGAGTCCATGACTTTTTCACGAGAGTGGCCGCGTTCTGAGGTGTCGCGAATGAGCTTTTGGATCCATTCAAGGTTAATAATAG contains:
- the yjjG gene encoding pyrimidine 5'-nucleotidase is translated as MKYNYVLFDADETLFSFNAFAGLKNMLATYDMDFTEADYAHYQNTNKSLWIAYQNNEITSSHLQVTRFSELANKLDVPAQQLNDDFLSAMAEICMPLPGAVELLNALKPHAKLGIITNGFSQLQARRLAHTGLQDMFDWLVISEQVGIAKPAKEIFEHTFNLMGNPPKEQILMVGDTASSDILGGQNVGIDTCWLQHPGVNLPEGIKPTYQVTQLKQLQTILGL
- the ftsZ gene encoding cell division protein FtsZ encodes the protein MFDIMEQHSEEAVIKVIGVGGGGGNAVEHMVKQQIEGVRFIAANTDAQALRNSAADVTVQLGTQITSGLGAGANPEVGRQSAEEDAETIRASLEGADMVFIAAGMGGGTGTGAAPVVAKIAKELGILTVAVVTRPFDFEGKKRAAAAEQGISELSEIVDSLITIPNNKLLKVLGKGTTLLDAFAKANDVLFGAVQGIAELITRSGLINVDFADVRTVMSAMGTAMMGTASASGPDRAQEAAEAAISSPLLEDVDLTGAKGILVNITAGMDIAIEEFEIVGNHVKALASENATVVVGAVIDPEMTDELRVTVVATGLGGDRRPQFGIVDNGFKKASGSDVASSSTQTSSSMYVPSFASQGTSTTEEPATTSQTESKEQSTSTSSSSSSANTSSSSAKKTDKSEGGDYFDIPAFLRKQAD
- the lpxC gene encoding UDP-3-O-acyl-N-acetylglucosamine deacetylase; this translates as MIKQRTIAQVVKAIGIGLHKGEKVTITLRPASANTGIVFRRVDLDPVVDFETTPEAVGDTQLCTCLINKDGVRLSTTEHLIAAVAAMGIDNLIVELDSSEVPIMDGSALPFIYLLQKGGIEEQNVAKRFIRIKEKVRIEEGDKWAEVEPYDGFHIDFEIAFDHPAINESRQRVGLDITAQSFTEEISRARTFGFMKDIEYMHANNLALGGSMDSAVVLDEFKVLNPNGLRYADEFVKHKILDCVGDMFMTGHNLLGKVTAFKSGHDLNNKLLRKIMATESAWEWATFETPVTMPAPGLELANA
- the yjjX gene encoding inosine/xanthosine triphosphatase, which encodes MSQSIKIIVGSKNPVKINAAKHIFAMYFPERVIECSGVHAPSEVPDQPLGEEQTCLGAQNRVNCCKNHYQADYYVAMEGGAAQFSYGAATFAYVVIDNGAQQVTGRSSNLPLPTVFYKALLQGEELGDVMDKAFNTTNIKQQGGAIGLLTDHHATRESTYTQALTLAMAPFLNPTLYNQ